The Enterobacter mori genomic interval TATCGGCGAAAACGGCGCGGGCAAGTCGACGCTGGTTAAAGTGATGACCGGCATTTACCAGCCCGACGAGGGCGAAATCCTCTACAAGGCGATCCCCGTTCACCTCCCGACGCCGGAATCGGCGCACAAGATCGGCATCACCGCTATACATCAGGAAACCGTCCTGTTCGATGAACTCTCGGTCACCGAGAATATCTTTGTAGGGCAGTACCTCTACAAAGGCTTTCTGAAAAAACTCGACTGGCCGGAAATGCATCGCCGGGCGCAGGCGATCCTTACCCGCCTTGAGGTGCAAATCGACCCGCGCGCGACGCTGAAAACCCTGAGCATCGCCCAGCGCCACATGGTGGCCATCGCCCGCGCGCTGTCGTTTGAGGCGCAGGTGGTGATCCTCGATGAACCTACAGCGGCGCTGTCGCAGCATGAAATCCTCGAGTTTTACCAGATTGTGGAGCGCTTAAAGCAGGAGGGCAAAGCCATCCTGTTTATCTCCCATAAGTTCGACGAGATTTTTGAGCTGGCCGATCATTACACCATTTTGCGCGACGGCGCGTTCGTCGGAGAAGGCGCGATGAGTGCGATAACCGAAGAGCGGATGGTATCGATGATGGTCGGGCGCGCCATCACCCAGACCTTCCCGAAGGTAGCGTGCGAAAAAGGCGAGACGGTGCTGGAGATAAAAAATCTCTGCCACCCGACCGAGTTCGCCGACATCTCCTTCTCCCTGCGTAAGGGGGAAATCCTCGGCTTCTACGGGCTGGTCGGCGCCGGGCGTACCGAGCTGATGCAGGCGCTTTCTGGCGTCACGCGGCCATCGTCAGGCGAAATTATTCTTAACGGTCAGGCCCGACGCTTCCGCCAGCCTGCGGATGCGATTAAAGCCGGTATCGTCTGCGTGCCGGAAGAGCGGCAGAAGCAGGGCGCGATTATCGAACTGTCCATTGCCCAAAACATCAGCCTGCCGCAGCTCGGCAAGCTCAATCCGAACGGCGTGCTGCACGATGACCGCGAATGGCGGCTGGCGGATGAATACGCCAAACGCCTGCAGGTGAAAGCCTTTAGCTGGAAACAGGCGGTGGACACCCTCTCCGGGGGCAACCAGCAAAAGGTCGTTATCGGCAAATGGCTGGCGACGCATCCTGACGTGATCATCCTCGATGAGCCGACAAAAGGTATCGATATCGGTTCAAAAGCCGCCGTTCATCAATTTATGTCCGAGCTGGTCGGCCAGGGGCTGGCGGTGATTATGGTCTCGTCAGAACTGCCGGAAGTGATGGGCATGGCGGATCGCATTATCGTCATGCACGAAGGGCTGATGGTGGCCGAATACCGGGCGGGTGACGCGACGGCGGAAACCATCGTCAGCGCCGCCAGCGGTGCAAAACAGGAGGCGGCATAATGCTTAACTCGCTGTTAAAACACCGCGAAGCCCTGCTGGGCGCGGTGATTGTGCTGATGGTCGTCGCCATCGGCAGCCGCGTGCCGTCGTTTATTGCGCCGGGCAACCTGGTGGAGATGTTTAACGACACCGCCATTCTGATCGTCCTCGCGCTCGGGCAGATGATGGTGCTGCTCACCAAAGGTATCGACCTGTCGATGGCGGCCAATCTGGCGCTGACGGGGATGATTGTCGCCCTGATTAACTTCCATTACCCGGACGTGCCGGTCTGGGCGCTGCTGATCCTCGCGAGCGTACTCGGGCTGCTAATGGGCGCGATTAACGGCCTGCTGGTGTGGAAGCTGGGCATTCCGGCGATTGTGGTCACGCTCGGCACCATGAGCATCTACCGCGGCATTATCTTTTTGCTCTCCGGCGGCGGCTGGGTCAATGCCAACCAGATGGGCGCGGACTTCCTCGGCCTGCCGCGCGCCTCCGTGCTGGGCCTGCCGGTGCTGAGCTGGTGTGCCATCGCTGCGCTGCTGCTGGTGGGCTACTTCCTGCGCTACAGCCGAACTGGACGGGCGCTGTACACCGCAGGCGGCAACGCCACGGCAGCCTACTACACCGGGATCAACGCCGGGAAAATGCAGTTCATTAGTTTCTGCCTTTCCGGTCTGCTGGCCGGGTTCTGCGGGTATCTGTGGATTTCGCGCTTCGCCGTTGCGTATGTTGACGTCGCTAACGGTTTTGAATTGCAGGTGGTGGCAGCCTGTGTGATTGGCGGGATCAGCACCATGGGCGGCACCGGCCGCGTGCTCGGCTGCCTGTTCGGCGCGCTGTTCCTCGGGGTGATCAACAACGCCCTGCCGGTGATCGGCGTCTCCCCGTTCTGGCAAATGGCGATTTCCGGCACGGTGATCGTCATTGCGGTGCTGTTAAACGAGCGCGGCAACAGGCGTAAAGGGCGGCTGATTCTGCACGACGCGGCGCTGGCACGTCAGAAACTGGCGGTGAAATCATGAGCAAAATGATGGCCTCTGAAGAGATCAAAAACGTGCCTGCTGCGCCGGGCATTTTCCAGCGCCTGCTGTGCTGGGAAGGCTTTCTGCTGGCGGTGACGCTGGCGGTGTTCGTGGGCAACGCCCTCGCCTCGCCTTACTTCCTCAACGTCTGGAACCTCTCCGACGCGACGTTCAACTTCACCGAAAAGGCGATCATCGTATTGCCGATGGCGATGCTGATCATCGCCCGGGAAATTGACCTGTCGGTGGCGTCCACCATCGCGCTCAGCTCGACGGTGATGGGCTTTTGCGCGACAGCGGGTATCGATACGCCGCTGCTGGTCTGCGTCGGGTTAGGCGTGGGTCTGCTGTGCGGATTGTTCAACGGCATCCTGGTGACGCGCTTTAACCTGTCGTCCATCGTCATCACCATTGGCACCATGAGCCTGTACCGCGGGATCACCTACATCCTGCTCGGGGACCAGGCGCTGAACAGCTACCCGGAGAGCTTCGCCTGGTTCGGCCAGGGCTACGTCTGGGGCGCGCTGTCGTTTGAGTTCGCGCTGTTTATCGTGCTGGCCGCGGTGTTTGTCTTTGTGCTGCACCGCACCAACTTTGGCCGCCGCACCTACGCCATCGGCAATAACCCGACCGGCGCGTGGTATTCCGGCATCAACGTTAAGCGTCACAACCTGATCCTGTTCGCGCTGGTGGGGCTGATGTCCGGCCTGGCGTCGGTGCTGCTCACTTCGCGCCTGGGCAGCACCCGCCCGACGATTGCGATGGGCTGGGAGCTGGCGGTGGTAACGATGGCGGTGCTCGGTGGCGTCAATATTCTCGGCGGGTCCGGCAGCATGGTGGGCGTGATTATCGCCGCCTTCCTGATGGGGCTGGTGACCTTCGGCCTGAGCCTACTCAACGTGCCCGGCATCGTGATGTCGGTGATTATCGGCGCGATGCTGATCGTGGTGATTTCGCTGCCGATCATCACGCGACGGATTATGCAGCGAAGACGGATTTAAATTGCCCCTCACCCCAGCCCTCTCCCCGAAGGGGAGAGGGTGAAAACCGCACCGAGCAGTCCCCTCTCCCCTCCGGGGAGAGGGTTAGGGTGAGGGGGAAACGGATCACCCAAATCGTAATTAAGGAGAATTATCATGAGCTTTATGTTGGCACTGCCAAAAATCAGCCTGCACGGCGCGGGCGCAATCGGCGATATGGTCAACCTGGTGGCGAGCAAGCAGTGGGGAAAAGCGCTGATTGTCACCGACGGCCAGCTGGTGAAGCTGGGCCTGCTCGACAGCCTGTTTGCCGCGCTGGACGCCCATCAGATGTCGTATCACCTGTTCGATGAGGTGTTCCCGAACCCGACGGAAGCGCTGGTGCAGAAAGGCTATGCGGCGTATCAGGACGCGGAGTGTGATTACGTGATTGCCTTCGGCGGCGGCAGCCCGATTGATACCGCCAAGGCGATCAAAATCCTCACCGCTAACCCCGGTCCGTCTACCGATTACTCCGGCGTCGGCAAAGTGAAAAACGCGGGCGTGCCGCTGGTGGCGATCAACACCACCGCAGGCACGGCGGCGGAGATGACCAGCAACGCGGTGATCATCGACTCCGCGCGTCAGGTGAAAGAGGTGATTATTGACCCGAACATCATCCCGGATATTGCCGTGGACGATGCCAGCGTAATGCTCGATATTCCCGCCTCCGTGACCGCCGCAACCGGCATGGATGCGTTGACTCATGCCATTGAAGCCTATGTGTCCGTTGGCGCGCACCCGCTCACCGATGCCAACGCGCTGGAAGCGATTCGCCTGATTAACCTGTGGCTGCCGAAAGCGGTCGTGGACGGTCATAACCTTGAAGCGCGTGAGCAGATGGCGTTTGGTCAGTATCTGGCGGGCATGGCGTTTAACAGCGCTGGCCTCGGCCTGGTGCATGCTTTGGCGCACCAGCCGGGCGCGACGCACAACCTGCCGCACGGCGTGTGCAACGCCATCCTGCTGCCGATCGTCGAAAGCTTTAACCGCCCGAACGCGGTGGCCCGTTTCGCCCGCGTGGCGCAGGCGATGGGAGTGGATACGCGCGGCATGAGCGATGAAGCCGCCAGCATGTCCGCCATTCAGGCGATTCGCGACCTGAGCGCTCGCGTCGGCATTCCGTCCGGCTTCAGCCAGCTCGGCGTGACCAAAGCGGACATCGAAGGCTGGCTGGATAAAGCCCTCGCCGACCCGTGCGCGCCGTGTAACCCGCGCACCGCCAGCCGCGATGACGTACGCGAGCTGTATCTGGAGGCATTATGATCCGCAAAGCCTTTGTCATGCAGGTCAACCCGGACGCGCACGACGAGTACGAACGCCGCCACAACCCTATCTGGCCCGAGCTGGAAGCGGTGCTGAAAGCCCACGGCGCGCACCACTACGCCATCTATCTCGACAAAACACGCAACCTGCTGTTTGCAACCGTGGAGATTGAATCGGAAGAGCGCTGGAACGCGGTCGCGAACACCGACGTCTGCCAGCGCTGGTGGAAATTCATGGGTGACGTGATGCCGTCAAACTCGGATAACAGCCCGGTGAGTGCGGAGCTGAAAGAGGTGTTTTACCTGGCGTAAAGGCAAAGCAGGTGATGCAACGCAAGCGTCACCTGCTTTTAGCGCAAGGTCCGCAGTCCATAAACTACTCTATCATGCTCCCATATGATGGTTTCGTTTCTCTCTTTTGCAGCACGACAGGGCTGTTCAATGACTGAAATCTGCTCGGGCGATAGCGCGCAATACGGTTTGATATAGCGATAAATATCAAGCTCCTCCACTGAACAAACGCGTCTGGCATTTTCAAACAGCCCAACCTTTTTCATCACGTTCAGCAGGTTGATATCAAGGGCTTCAAGAACAAGCTCAATTTTATTTATCTTGATTCTAATCGTATCGATGGCCGTTCTTGCATCATTCACATTCGGCGCTTTAACCCAGATAGGTTCGTGATGGGAAATACGGTTTCGATACTCTCTCAGTTCGAAGATGAGATCGATCAACTCCTTTCTGACTTTTTGCGGATTGGCACTGATTTTGGCGTAATTTTTAAAGACCTGACTCAAAGACTTAGGCCATAAATACTGCTGATTTTCTCGCGGTGCAGGGGCATTAAACTCATTATTTAATACATAATGCCACGTACTAAAATCCGTTGATGCAACGATCCGATCGTGAGTCCAGTCCGGAACAGATTGTGCCTTCGCCCCAGCGCCTCGTCTGCGTCTCATCTCTTTTTTGCGCCATTCCCGGGTAAGGCAATCTTTGGCCTTTTCGATGTTTTTATAGAAATGGCACTCATCCCGATCTTTTGTAAATTCGCATTCATCAGCTGTGCGAAAAGTCGTACGGTAACTGTCCAGACGTATTGATGAGATCAATGAAATAATTGGTTTATAATTAGTCTCTTGCGGCATTTTTCTTACTCCCATCACAATGGGCTGAAGCATACCATATGCGCGAAGAAACGGTTGACGGAGGATCTCTCAACCTTTAGTATCTGCTCTCAGTAGCCTGTACTGTCTACTTCCCCTTTAATAGGTTCTAGTTGCGTACATCTTAGGCAAAGCGATTTATGAAACCCACCTCTGGTGGGTTTCGTCGTTTTAAACGGTATCTAAACTTTTTCCCTAATTCGCCTCTACCGCCCCCCGGCTAGCAGCAATCTCCCGCCTGCTGCTCAGCGTAAACGCCGACACCACCGTAATGGCCAGCACGAAGCAGCCCAGCATCAGGTACGTCTCCTGGAAGCCGATCCGGTCATACATATTCCCGGCAAAGGCGGAGAGGAAAATGGCAGCCGACTGTTTGGCAAACTGGAAGCCAATCAGGTAGATGGTGGCCGAAAGCCGCGTATCAAACACCCCGGTGATGTACTTGAACGCCCCCACCAGCAGGAACGGGACTTCCAGCGCGTGCAGCATCTTCAGGGCAATCACCTCCGCGGCGGTGGTGGCAAACGACGAGCCGATAATGCGCGTCGCCATAATCACCCCGGCGATCAGCAGCGTATTTTTCGCGCCGATGCGGTTAATGATCCACGGCGAGCAGAACATGATAATGGCATTACAAATTTCCCCCGCCGTGGTGGCAAAGCCAAAGGCGCGAGTGCCTTCCTGCGGCGTGGCGAAGAAGGTTTTGAAGAAGGTGGCAAACTGCTGGTCGAAAACGTCATACACGCAGGCCACGCCAATCACGTACAGAATGAACATCCACATTCTGCGCTGGCGGAACAGGTTGAACACCGTTCTGGCGGTGATCTGCGGCTGGTTAGCGCCCAGGGCGTTCATGACCTGCGCCGTCTGGTTGGGCTTCGGTTTCGCCACCACCAGTAATAGCATCAACAGCAGCGCCGCCGCCGATCCCATCCAGAAGACGTACGACGGATCGATGCCAAAAAGGATGCCACCCGTTGAGGCGCATAGCCCCCAGCCGAGACAGCCGAACATGCGCGCCTTGCCGTATTCAAAGTAGCTGTTGCGGCTTACGCGCTCAATATAGGCCTCAATCGCCCCCGATCCCGCCGAGAAGACAAAGCCGATATACAGCCCGCCGCTCAGCGCGCCCAGCCAGATATTGGCTTTCAGCAGCGGCGCGAAGACGTACAGGAAAAACGGCGCGAACAGAAACAGCAGCACCGAGATGATCCACAGTAGGTGTTTTTTCAGCCCCAGCTTGTCCGAAATGACCCCCAGCACCGGCTGGAAGGCGATGGCGGACAGCGAGATGCAGGAGAAGACAATCCCGGTATGGGTTTTGTTCAGGCCGATGATGTCCGACAGCCAGATCGGCAGGAACGGAAAGCAGGTGGCCATGATGAAGAAGTAGAGAAAGAAGAACAGCCCGAAGATCCAGAAGTTAGGGTTGTCTTTGTGGGTACAGGTTGTTGTGTTCATTATTTTTATCCTCAACGGAGGGCCGGTTGCCCGGCCCGTTACCTTTACACGCGTTCCACGCCAACCAGAATGGCGGTTTCCGGGTCCAGAATCGGCAGCGCAATACCCGCCTGCATCAGCCACTCGCCGCTTACCGTTTGCGGCGTTTCCATCCACGACGGCAGCTTACGCATGGTGTGTCCACCCTCACCCGTAATCTGGATGTTCGGGTGATCGAGCAGCGTGATGCGGTACTGCGCGCTGGCGTCTAACCCCGGCATGCGCAGCGGCATCATCAGGGTGTAATCCGGCATCGCGAGCTGGCTGACTAAAAACAGCCCCTGCGTCCTGTCTTCGCTCACGATACACTGCGCCAGGGTGGTGGCATCCGGCATATCCACGCGCCACTGCGTACCGTGGTGGATCACCTCTCGCCACTGCTTGTGCAGTGCGGCGTAGTACCGATAGCCTTCGCGTTCATCTTCATCAACGGTGAGCGGGTCCAGCTCCAGCCCCATATGGCCAAACAGCGCCGTCAGCCCGCGAAACTGGATGCTGTGCTGGCGGAAGGTGGCGTGGCATTTATGATGACCGATATGCGCCCCCATCACCTCCGGCGGGAAGAAATAGCTCATGCCGCGCTGGATAGTGCTGCGCTCCAGGGCATCGTTGTTATCGGACGCCCAGAAGCGGTGGCAGCGGGTCAGCACTTCATAATCGATTCGCCCGCCGCCGGAGGAGCAGGATTCAAACTCAATGTGTGGAAAGCGCTGGCCCAGCACGTCCAGCAGGCGGTAAAACTGGCGGGTTTGCGCGTCAGCGGCGGCTTTGCCGTTGTGTCCTGGCTGCACCAGCTCGCGGTTCATGTCCCATTTCACGTAGTCGACCGCGTGCTCGCCCAGCAGCCAGCTCATGCGCTCCACCAGGTAGTCAAAGGCTTGCGGGATGTTGAGATTGAGCACCAGCTGGTGTCGTCCGGTCGCCTGGGCGTAGCCCGGCAGCGCCAGCACCCAGTCAGGGTGCGCGCGATACAGATCGGAATCCGGGTTAATCATCTCCGGCTCGACCCAGATACCAAACTCCATGCCGAGCCGTTTAACGTGCTCGATCACCGGCGTCAGGCCGTTCGGGTATTTTTTCTCGTCCAGATACCAGTCGCCCAGCGCAGCATGATCGTCGTTGCGGCCTTTGAACCAGCCGTCGTCGATAATGAAGCGCTCCACGCCCAGCGCCGCCGCCTCGTCAGCCATGCGCATGATGTATTCCGGGTCGTGGTTAAAGTAGATTCCCTCCCAGGTATTGAGATGCACCGGGCGCGGTTTATCTTCCGGGAAGCGGATAACGTTGTCGCGCAGGTAGCGGTGGAACTGCTGGCTCATACCGTTCAGTCCGTTCGCGGAGTAGCTGGCATACAGGCGCGGCGTCCAGAGCGTGTCGCCCTCCTCAATGGTCATTTCCCCTGGCAGGTAAAGCGCTTCGGCCTGCAGATAGCGACGGCCATCGGTTTTCGCTTCCGCGCGCAGGCGGTGGTTGCCGCTCCAGCCCAGGTGAACGCCCCAGACGTCGCCGTGCATTTCGCGAAACGATGGCGTACCGGCAATCAGCGCCGGGAAGTGCTCGTGGGAGGTTTTACCTCGACGGTTTTCAATCACGAAGCTGTCGTGTTCAAGCGTCACGCGGTGCGGCTGAAATTCTCTGATCCAGCGTCCGTGGAAAGCCATCACCTCCTGCGCGCGCTCGGCCACCGGCAGCGTCACGGCGAAGCGATCCACCTGCCACGCCTGTGCTTTCAGGTTGGTTAAACCGTGGCGCACCACCAGCACGCCGCTGGCATCCAGCGTTAATTCGCTGGTCAGGCGCAGGCCCGCATGGTCATCTTCTGCCGTTACCGTCAGGGATTGCCCCTGCTGCTGCACGCCAGTGGTTTTAAAGACGGGTGAACCGTCCAGCCCCTGGCGGTGCCCCTCAATGCCCGGCGAGCCAAAGAGGCCGTGCCCCAGCTCGGCCATCAGCGTGACCGGGGAGTCCACGTCCAGCCTGCCGTTAGCAACCGGGCGCGCAATGCTCAGCGCATCGTGCGGCGAAAAGTGTTGAAGGTGCGGCCCCCAGTAGAGAATTTCGGCGAAAGGGTGAGCTTTAACCACCATGTCCACCGTATTGCTTTCGAGTCGAAAAATGGAATCTTGCATCAGACATCTCCTGTCGTCGGGATGTCCTGAGTGTTGATCCGAAACGTTTCGGATACAAACCAAAACGTTTCGGATTTGTGATCGGGTTTGGAATTTTAGGTTTAATCAGGCCGTCTGGCCGGGGGAGAATTCAGGCTGCCAGAGCACCTGCAGGTGCGCGATATCGTCGCCGTTAATCAGCTGACGCACCATATCGGCAATCTGTTTTCCAACGCCCTGCCGGGTAGACTGAATAACGGACCCCACCTCGATATCGACAATGCTGTCCTGCGGCAGGCCGTCGTAGACCACCAGCGAGACGGCGTTTTCACCCGTTAAGCGTCCCATCTGCGACAGGGCCATCGCCGCACCGTCGCCGTGGGTGTTGCAGTCGGTAATGATGGCCGTGGGCGGCTGCGGCAGGGAGAGAAGTTCTTTCGTGGTGGCATACCCCACGCGACGCGAAGGGGGCATGGCGCGCAGCCATTCGCTGGAAAGCCCGGCTTCCCGCAGCGCGTCCAGATAGCCATGACGACGCTGGGTGATGAATGCCTGATTATTGCTCTCGCCCAGTAGCGCAATGCGCTGATGACCTTTATCGATCAGCCAGCGGGTGGCCTGATACGTACCGGCATAGTTGTCGAAGTCAAACCACGCGTACGGCTGCGGCAGCTGGCTGCGCCCGAGCGCCAGGAAAGGAAAACCGGCGGCCTGAAGTTGCTCAAGACGCGGATCGTGATCCAGCGTGTGCGCTACGATCAGCGCATCCACGCGGCGGCTCTGCACCATGCGCATGTAGCTGTGCTTATCCGCCAGATCGTCGTCGGCGATGAGCAATAAGTCGATCTCATGTCGCGCCAGTTCGTGGCTAATTTCGCCGACCATGTCCATAAATACGCTGTTATTGAGCGGAACGGGATGCACCGGAAACACCAGCCCGACGGCGTCGATTTTGCCCATCTTGAGGCGGCGGGCGAAGGTGTTAGGTCGGTAGCCACGGCGCTGAGCCTCTGCTTCCACGCGGGCGCGCGTCCCTGCGGAGACGTCGTCATATCCGTTGAGTGCACGGCTGACGGTAGTGACTGACAGCCCCAGTTCTTTGGCAATGGCTTTAAGCGACATGATTTTCCGTATCTCTGTTAATTCTGTTCCGCCACCAGCAGCGCGTGCGTATCCGGCTCCAGCGCCTTAAAGATATGCGGCAGATCGGCGGGATAACAGATGTAATCCCCCGGC includes:
- a CDS encoding MFS transporter — encoded protein: MNTTTCTHKDNPNFWIFGLFFFLYFFIMATCFPFLPIWLSDIIGLNKTHTGIVFSCISLSAIAFQPVLGVISDKLGLKKHLLWIISVLLFLFAPFFLYVFAPLLKANIWLGALSGGLYIGFVFSAGSGAIEAYIERVSRNSYFEYGKARMFGCLGWGLCASTGGILFGIDPSYVFWMGSAAALLLMLLLVVAKPKPNQTAQVMNALGANQPQITARTVFNLFRQRRMWMFILYVIGVACVYDVFDQQFATFFKTFFATPQEGTRAFGFATTAGEICNAIIMFCSPWIINRIGAKNTLLIAGVIMATRIIGSSFATTAAEVIALKMLHALEVPFLLVGAFKYITGVFDTRLSATIYLIGFQFAKQSAAIFLSAFAGNMYDRIGFQETYLMLGCFVLAITVVSAFTLSSRREIAASRGAVEAN
- a CDS encoding ABC transporter permease, whose amino-acid sequence is MLNSLLKHREALLGAVIVLMVVAIGSRVPSFIAPGNLVEMFNDTAILIVLALGQMMVLLTKGIDLSMAANLALTGMIVALINFHYPDVPVWALLILASVLGLLMGAINGLLVWKLGIPAIVVTLGTMSIYRGIIFLLSGGGWVNANQMGADFLGLPRASVLGLPVLSWCAIAALLLVGYFLRYSRTGRALYTAGGNATAAYYTGINAGKMQFISFCLSGLLAGFCGYLWISRFAVAYVDVANGFELQVVAACVIGGISTMGGTGRVLGCLFGALFLGVINNALPVIGVSPFWQMAISGTVIVIAVLLNERGNRRKGRLILHDAALARQKLAVKS
- a CDS encoding LacI family DNA-binding transcriptional regulator — encoded protein: MSLKAIAKELGLSVTTVSRALNGYDDVSAGTRARVEAEAQRRGYRPNTFARRLKMGKIDAVGLVFPVHPVPLNNSVFMDMVGEISHELARHEIDLLLIADDDLADKHSYMRMVQSRRVDALIVAHTLDHDPRLEQLQAAGFPFLALGRSQLPQPYAWFDFDNYAGTYQATRWLIDKGHQRIALLGESNNQAFITQRRHGYLDALREAGLSSEWLRAMPPSRRVGYATTKELLSLPQPPTAIITDCNTHGDGAAMALSQMGRLTGENAVSLVVYDGLPQDSIVDIEVGSVIQSTRQGVGKQIADMVRQLINGDDIAHLQVLWQPEFSPGQTA
- the rhaM gene encoding L-rhamnose mutarotase; translation: MIRKAFVMQVNPDAHDEYERRHNPIWPELEAVLKAHGAHHYAIYLDKTRNLLFATVEIESEERWNAVANTDVCQRWWKFMGDVMPSNSDNSPVSAELKEVFYLA
- the fucO gene encoding lactaldehyde reductase; its protein translation is MSFMLALPKISLHGAGAIGDMVNLVASKQWGKALIVTDGQLVKLGLLDSLFAALDAHQMSYHLFDEVFPNPTEALVQKGYAAYQDAECDYVIAFGGGSPIDTAKAIKILTANPGPSTDYSGVGKVKNAGVPLVAINTTAGTAAEMTSNAVIIDSARQVKEVIIDPNIIPDIAVDDASVMLDIPASVTAATGMDALTHAIEAYVSVGAHPLTDANALEAIRLINLWLPKAVVDGHNLEAREQMAFGQYLAGMAFNSAGLGLVHALAHQPGATHNLPHGVCNAILLPIVESFNRPNAVARFARVAQAMGVDTRGMSDEAASMSAIQAIRDLSARVGIPSGFSQLGVTKADIEGWLDKALADPCAPCNPRTASRDDVRELYLEAL
- a CDS encoding sugar ABC transporter ATP-binding protein, which encodes MTPLLQLSGITKVFPGVRALENVQLALWPGKVTALIGENGAGKSTLVKVMTGIYQPDEGEILYKAIPVHLPTPESAHKIGITAIHQETVLFDELSVTENIFVGQYLYKGFLKKLDWPEMHRRAQAILTRLEVQIDPRATLKTLSIAQRHMVAIARALSFEAQVVILDEPTAALSQHEILEFYQIVERLKQEGKAILFISHKFDEIFELADHYTILRDGAFVGEGAMSAITEERMVSMMVGRAITQTFPKVACEKGETVLEIKNLCHPTEFADISFSLRKGEILGFYGLVGAGRTELMQALSGVTRPSSGEIILNGQARRFRQPADAIKAGIVCVPEERQKQGAIIELSIAQNISLPQLGKLNPNGVLHDDREWRLADEYAKRLQVKAFSWKQAVDTLSGGNQQKVVIGKWLATHPDVIILDEPTKGIDIGSKAAVHQFMSELVGQGLAVIMVSSELPEVMGMADRIIVMHEGLMVAEYRAGDATAETIVSAASGAKQEAA
- a CDS encoding ABC transporter permease, which gives rise to MSKMMASEEIKNVPAAPGIFQRLLCWEGFLLAVTLAVFVGNALASPYFLNVWNLSDATFNFTEKAIIVLPMAMLIIAREIDLSVASTIALSSTVMGFCATAGIDTPLLVCVGLGVGLLCGLFNGILVTRFNLSSIVITIGTMSLYRGITYILLGDQALNSYPESFAWFGQGYVWGALSFEFALFIVLAAVFVFVLHRTNFGRRTYAIGNNPTGAWYSGINVKRHNLILFALVGLMSGLASVLLTSRLGSTRPTIAMGWELAVVTMAVLGGVNILGGSGSMVGVIIAAFLMGLVTFGLSLLNVPGIVMSVIIGAMLIVVISLPIITRRIMQRRRI
- a CDS encoding alpha-galactosidase — translated: MQDSIFRLESNTVDMVVKAHPFAEILYWGPHLQHFSPHDALSIARPVANGRLDVDSPVTLMAELGHGLFGSPGIEGHRQGLDGSPVFKTTGVQQQGQSLTVTAEDDHAGLRLTSELTLDASGVLVVRHGLTNLKAQAWQVDRFAVTLPVAERAQEVMAFHGRWIREFQPHRVTLEHDSFVIENRRGKTSHEHFPALIAGTPSFREMHGDVWGVHLGWSGNHRLRAEAKTDGRRYLQAEALYLPGEMTIEEGDTLWTPRLYASYSANGLNGMSQQFHRYLRDNVIRFPEDKPRPVHLNTWEGIYFNHDPEYIMRMADEAAALGVERFIIDDGWFKGRNDDHAALGDWYLDEKKYPNGLTPVIEHVKRLGMEFGIWVEPEMINPDSDLYRAHPDWVLALPGYAQATGRHQLVLNLNIPQAFDYLVERMSWLLGEHAVDYVKWDMNRELVQPGHNGKAAADAQTRQFYRLLDVLGQRFPHIEFESCSSGGGRIDYEVLTRCHRFWASDNNDALERSTIQRGMSYFFPPEVMGAHIGHHKCHATFRQHSIQFRGLTALFGHMGLELDPLTVDEDEREGYRYYAALHKQWREVIHHGTQWRVDMPDATTLAQCIVSEDRTQGLFLVSQLAMPDYTLMMPLRMPGLDASAQYRITLLDHPNIQITGEGGHTMRKLPSWMETPQTVSGEWLMQAGIALPILDPETAILVGVERV